A stretch of Anolis sagrei isolate rAnoSag1 chromosome X, rAnoSag1.mat, whole genome shotgun sequence DNA encodes these proteins:
- the SPECC1L gene encoding cytospin-A isoform X1 yields MKKAASRASSAAPKANAGTASTNSSNSKAAAEKSKAEGAASIPASSKALKAGTPLLKTKSSDDLLAAGMAGGVAFSNGGGGGVKGKKSCPTSTAPPLPPSSAANPTNNSNPESKAKTFTGPNMAAKRSASSSGTKDRLRSRPSASKKLPGEPSSSSTSLTAKRSRSRMAEAHLPKSKSDTQIMSADRSSLEAALKAKEAEILRLRGELRGKAEPLSSQSGTTNEGTEVPSHAEPEAASIREELARLKSENRMLKDRLNALGFERMTPSAEGSLEDLLGHHSLDNSESSEAYHPLTSSDDALDAPSSSESENGGNNNSNDNNELSLAGLTERIHQMEENQHSTSEELQATLQELADLQQITQELNSENERLGEEKLILMESLCQQSDKLEHFGRQIEYLRSVLDESEIVYILEGDLKSNRYLELEQRYVDLAENARFEREQLLGVQQHLSNTLKMAEQDHAEAQAVVSALKERVHLAERALEAEREANGALALALEECRLGRDGERAELARMEAALEAEREKLAELYALHRGGMEERDIQGLLEGARAEKEEAQAQAAQAKEERERAKAEAARSREALEKLEAELASVRLEAEREASELSVAVGTLGAELEGSLAEGRELKERLFELEDEVEQHRALKLHHDLLATDLHNTVKKLQDQKHDMEREIKTLHRRLREESAEWRQFQADLQTAVVIANDIKSEAQEEIGDLKRRLHEAQDKAEKLAKELEEIKSRKQEEERGRVYNYMNAVERDLAALRQGMGLSRRSSSSSTNTTSTSEPLAPALTVKTLIKSFDSASASSAPGPGPSSSSASSMPRTPLSPSPMKTPPAAAVSPMQRHSISGPISTPKPLSDKRPAFAEIPAQGTKDHLLRPSSSTRVPAMEGSKSISASSRRSSEEMKRELSAPDGPATSSATNPSPSPTASVTPTTRSRIRYTEERKDPLSALAREYGGSKRNALLKWCQKKAEGYQNIDITNFSSSWNDGLAFCAVLHTYLPAHIPYQELNSQDKRRNFTLAFQAAESVGIKSTLREPLRKDEAGGKGGQGLLQTWVGLRRRKKGRKERRKKPQDFTNLKLIENPDLSFSSSNLTKEAYIQIG; encoded by the exons ACTAAGAGCAGCGATGACCTCCTAGCAGCCGGAATGGCAGGTGGAGTGGCCTTCAGCAATGGTGGAGGAGGCGGAGTCAAAGGGAAGAAGAGTTGCCCCACCTCTACTGCTCcgccccttcctccctcttctgccGCCAATCCTACAAACAACAGCAACCCAGAGAGTAAGGCCAAGACTTTCACAG GTCCCAATATGGCAGCCAAGCGCAGCGCCTCCTCCTCAGGCACCAAGGACCGCCTCCGCTCCCGCCCCTCAGCCTCCAAGAAACTCCCCGGCgaaccctcctcttcctccacttcaCTGACCGCCAAACGCTCCCGCTCCCGCATGGCTGAGGCCCACCTGCCCAAGTCCAAATCAGACACGCAGATCATGTCCGCCGACCGGTCCTCTTTAGAAGCTGCCCTCAAGGCAAAGGAAGCGGAGATCCTGCGGCTGCGTGGGGAGCTGCGAGGGAAGGCTGAGCCCCTCTCGAGCCAGTCAGGAACCACCAATGAGGGAACAGAGGTGCCCTCCCATGCCGAGCCCGAGGCGGCTTCCATCCGAGAAGAACTGGCCCGACTAAAGAGTGAGAACCGGATGCTGAAGGACCGCTTGAATGCCCTAGGCTTTGAGCGGATGACCCCTTCGGCTGAGGGCTCCTTGgaggacctcctgggccaccactCTCTGGACAACAGTGAGAGCAGCGAAGCCTACCACCCCTTGACCTCCAGCGATGATGCTCTGGATGCCCCCTCCTCTTCTGAGTCGGAAAACGGgggaaacaacaacagcaatgacaaCAACGAACTCTCCTTGGCTGGGTTGACCGAGCGCATCCACCAAATGGAGGAGAACCAGCACAGCACTTCGGAGGAGCTTCAAGCCACGCTTCAGGAATTGGCCGACCTTCAGCAAATCACCCAGGAATTGAATAGTGAAAATGAGCGACTCGGCGAGGAGAAGTTGATCCTCATGGAGTCGCTGTGTCAACAGAGCGACAAGCTGGAGCATTTCGGGCGGCAAATTGAGTACCTGCGGTCTGTGTTGGACGAGAGTGAGATCGTCTACATCCTGGAGGGAGATCTAAAGAGCAACCGCTACTTGGAACTGGAGCAGCGCTATGTGGATCTGGCAGAGAATGCCCGCTTTGAGAGGGAGCAGCTGCTGGGGGTGCAGCAGCACTTGAGCAACACGCTGAAGATGGCAGAGCAGGACCACGCAGAGGCACAGGCGGTGGTGTCGGCCTTGAAGGAGCGAGTGCATCTGGCAGAGCGGGCCCTGGAGGCCGAGCGCGAAGCCAATGGGGCCCTGGCCCTGGCCCTGGAGGAGTGCCGCTTGGGGAGGGACGGAGAGCGGGCTGAGCTGGCCCGGATGGAGGCTGCACTAGAGGCTGAGCGGGAGAAGCTGGCCGAGCTGTATGCCTTGCACCGCGGGGGCATGGAGGAGAGGGACATCCAGGGCCTGCTGGAGGGAGCACGGGCTGAGAAGGAGGAGGCCCAGGCTCAGGCTGCACAGGCCAAGGAGGAGAGGGAGCGCGCCAAGGCTGAGGCTGCACGCAGTCGGGAGGCCCTTGAGAAG CTGGAGGCGGAGCTTGCCTCTGTGCGGCTGGAGGCGGAACGCGAGGCATCTGAGCTGTCGGTTGCTGTGGGGACGCTGGGCGCGGAGCTGGAGGGCTCCCTGGCAGAGGGGCGGGAGCTCAAGGAGCGCCTCTTTGAGCTGGAGGATGAGGTGGAGCAGCACCGGGCCCTCAAGCTCCACCATGACCTCCTCGCCACAGATCTACACA ACACTGTGAAGAAGCTTCAGGACCAAAAGCATGACATGGAAAGAGAGATCAAGACCCTCCACAGACGACTGCGg GAGGAGTCTGCGGAGTGGCGACAGTTCCAGGCGGACCTGCAGACGGCGGTGGTGATTGCGAACGACATCAAGTCCGAAGCGCAAGAGGAGATCGGGGACCTGAAACGGAGGCTTCACGAGGCCCAGGACAAGGCTGAGAAGCTTGCCAAGGAGCTGGAGGAGATCAAGTCCCGCAA GCAGGAAGAGGAGCGGGGCCGGGTGTACAACTACATGAATGCGGTAGAGCGGGACCTGGCTGCCTTGCGCCAAGGGATGGGCCTCAGCCgccgctcctcctcttcctccaccaacaccacctcCACCTCCGAGCCCTTGGCCCCTGCCTTGACCGTCAAGACCCTCATCAAGTCCTTTGACAgcgcctccgcctcctccgcaCCAG gACCGGGTCCCTCTTCCTCATCTGCTTCCTCGATGCCTCGGACCCCTCTGAGCCCCAGCCCTATGAAGACCCCTCCAGCCGCGGCCGTCTCCCCAATGCAA aGGCATTCTATCAGTGGCCCCATTTCCACCCCAAAGCCCCTTTCGGACAAGAGACCGGCCTTCGCAGAGATCCCCGCCCAAGGTACAAAAG ACCACCTTCTGAGGCCTTCTTCTTCAACCAGGGTCCCTGCCATGGAAGGCTCCAAGTCTATTTCCG CCTCTTCCCGCCGCAGCAGTGAAGAGATGAAGAgggagctctctgccccggatgGACCTGCCACTTCCTCCGCTACcaacccctctccctcccccaccGCCTCTGTCACGCCAACAACACGCAGCCGCATCAGGTACAC ggAGGAGCGAAAGGACCCCCTTTCTGCTTTGGCCAGAGAATATGGCGGCTCCAAGAGGAATGCCCTCCTCAAGTGGTGCCAGAAGAAGGCCGAGGGCTaccag aaCATTGACATCACAAACTTCAGCAGCAGCTGGAATGACGGCTTGGCTTTCTGTGCTGTTCTTCACACTTACCTTCCAGCCCACATTCCTTACCAGGAGCTCAATAGTCAGGACAAG aggAGGAACTTCACCTTGGCCTTCCAAGCAGCCGAAAGCGTCGGCATCAAGTCCACTCTG AGGGAGCCATTGAGGAAGGAtgaagcaggagggaaaggagggcaaGGGCTCCTTCAGACTTGGGTTGGGCTccgaaggagaaagaagggaaggaaggagaggagaaagaagccACAG gATTTCACAAATTTGAAACTCATCGAAAACCCTgatttatccttctcttcttccaattTGACCAAAGAGGCCTATATTCAAATAGGGTGA
- the SPECC1L gene encoding cytospin-A isoform X3, whose protein sequence is MKKAASRASSAAPKANAGTASTNSSNSKAAAEKSKAEGAASIPASSKALKAGTPLLKTKSSDDLLAAGMAGGVAFSNGGGGGVKGKKSCPTSTAPPLPPSSAANPTNNSNPESKAKTFTGPNMAAKRSASSSGTKDRLRSRPSASKKLPGEPSSSSTSLTAKRSRSRMAEAHLPKSKSDTQIMSADRSSLEAALKAKEAEILRLRGELRGKAEPLSSQSGTTNEGTEVPSHAEPEAASIREELARLKSENRMLKDRLNALGFERMTPSAEGSLEDLLGHHSLDNSESSEAYHPLTSSDDALDAPSSSESENGGNNNSNDNNELSLAGLTERIHQMEENQHSTSEELQATLQELADLQQITQELNSENERLGEEKLILMESLCQQSDKLEHFGRQIEYLRSVLDESEIVYILEGDLKSNRYLELEQRYVDLAENARFEREQLLGVQQHLSNTLKMAEQDHAEAQAVVSALKERVHLAERALEAEREANGALALALEECRLGRDGERAELARMEAALEAEREKLAELYALHRGGMEERDIQGLLEGARAEKEEAQAQAAQAKEERERAKAEAARSREALEKLEAELASVRLEAEREASELSVAVGTLGAELEGSLAEGRELKERLFELEDEVEQHRALKLHHDLLATDLHNTVKKLQDQKHDMEREIKTLHRRLREESAEWRQFQADLQTAVVIANDIKSEAQEEIGDLKRRLHEAQDKAEKLAKELEEIKSRKQEEERGRVYNYMNAVERDLAALRQGMGLSRRSSSSSTNTTSTSEPLAPALTVKTLIKSFDSASASSAPGPGPSSSSASSMPRTPLSPSPMKTPPAAAVSPMQRHSISGPISTPKPLSDKRPAFAEIPAQDHLLRPSSSTRVPAMEGSKSISASSRRSSEEMKRELSAPDGPATSSATNPSPSPTASVTPTTRSRIRYTEERKDPLSALAREYGGSKRNALLKWCQKKAEGYQNIDITNFSSSWNDGLAFCAVLHTYLPAHIPYQELNSQDKRRNFTLAFQAAESVGIKSTLREPLRKDEAGGKGGQGLLQTWVGLRRRKKGRKERRKKPQDFTNLKLIENPDLSFSSSNLTKEAYIQIG, encoded by the exons ACTAAGAGCAGCGATGACCTCCTAGCAGCCGGAATGGCAGGTGGAGTGGCCTTCAGCAATGGTGGAGGAGGCGGAGTCAAAGGGAAGAAGAGTTGCCCCACCTCTACTGCTCcgccccttcctccctcttctgccGCCAATCCTACAAACAACAGCAACCCAGAGAGTAAGGCCAAGACTTTCACAG GTCCCAATATGGCAGCCAAGCGCAGCGCCTCCTCCTCAGGCACCAAGGACCGCCTCCGCTCCCGCCCCTCAGCCTCCAAGAAACTCCCCGGCgaaccctcctcttcctccacttcaCTGACCGCCAAACGCTCCCGCTCCCGCATGGCTGAGGCCCACCTGCCCAAGTCCAAATCAGACACGCAGATCATGTCCGCCGACCGGTCCTCTTTAGAAGCTGCCCTCAAGGCAAAGGAAGCGGAGATCCTGCGGCTGCGTGGGGAGCTGCGAGGGAAGGCTGAGCCCCTCTCGAGCCAGTCAGGAACCACCAATGAGGGAACAGAGGTGCCCTCCCATGCCGAGCCCGAGGCGGCTTCCATCCGAGAAGAACTGGCCCGACTAAAGAGTGAGAACCGGATGCTGAAGGACCGCTTGAATGCCCTAGGCTTTGAGCGGATGACCCCTTCGGCTGAGGGCTCCTTGgaggacctcctgggccaccactCTCTGGACAACAGTGAGAGCAGCGAAGCCTACCACCCCTTGACCTCCAGCGATGATGCTCTGGATGCCCCCTCCTCTTCTGAGTCGGAAAACGGgggaaacaacaacagcaatgacaaCAACGAACTCTCCTTGGCTGGGTTGACCGAGCGCATCCACCAAATGGAGGAGAACCAGCACAGCACTTCGGAGGAGCTTCAAGCCACGCTTCAGGAATTGGCCGACCTTCAGCAAATCACCCAGGAATTGAATAGTGAAAATGAGCGACTCGGCGAGGAGAAGTTGATCCTCATGGAGTCGCTGTGTCAACAGAGCGACAAGCTGGAGCATTTCGGGCGGCAAATTGAGTACCTGCGGTCTGTGTTGGACGAGAGTGAGATCGTCTACATCCTGGAGGGAGATCTAAAGAGCAACCGCTACTTGGAACTGGAGCAGCGCTATGTGGATCTGGCAGAGAATGCCCGCTTTGAGAGGGAGCAGCTGCTGGGGGTGCAGCAGCACTTGAGCAACACGCTGAAGATGGCAGAGCAGGACCACGCAGAGGCACAGGCGGTGGTGTCGGCCTTGAAGGAGCGAGTGCATCTGGCAGAGCGGGCCCTGGAGGCCGAGCGCGAAGCCAATGGGGCCCTGGCCCTGGCCCTGGAGGAGTGCCGCTTGGGGAGGGACGGAGAGCGGGCTGAGCTGGCCCGGATGGAGGCTGCACTAGAGGCTGAGCGGGAGAAGCTGGCCGAGCTGTATGCCTTGCACCGCGGGGGCATGGAGGAGAGGGACATCCAGGGCCTGCTGGAGGGAGCACGGGCTGAGAAGGAGGAGGCCCAGGCTCAGGCTGCACAGGCCAAGGAGGAGAGGGAGCGCGCCAAGGCTGAGGCTGCACGCAGTCGGGAGGCCCTTGAGAAG CTGGAGGCGGAGCTTGCCTCTGTGCGGCTGGAGGCGGAACGCGAGGCATCTGAGCTGTCGGTTGCTGTGGGGACGCTGGGCGCGGAGCTGGAGGGCTCCCTGGCAGAGGGGCGGGAGCTCAAGGAGCGCCTCTTTGAGCTGGAGGATGAGGTGGAGCAGCACCGGGCCCTCAAGCTCCACCATGACCTCCTCGCCACAGATCTACACA ACACTGTGAAGAAGCTTCAGGACCAAAAGCATGACATGGAAAGAGAGATCAAGACCCTCCACAGACGACTGCGg GAGGAGTCTGCGGAGTGGCGACAGTTCCAGGCGGACCTGCAGACGGCGGTGGTGATTGCGAACGACATCAAGTCCGAAGCGCAAGAGGAGATCGGGGACCTGAAACGGAGGCTTCACGAGGCCCAGGACAAGGCTGAGAAGCTTGCCAAGGAGCTGGAGGAGATCAAGTCCCGCAA GCAGGAAGAGGAGCGGGGCCGGGTGTACAACTACATGAATGCGGTAGAGCGGGACCTGGCTGCCTTGCGCCAAGGGATGGGCCTCAGCCgccgctcctcctcttcctccaccaacaccacctcCACCTCCGAGCCCTTGGCCCCTGCCTTGACCGTCAAGACCCTCATCAAGTCCTTTGACAgcgcctccgcctcctccgcaCCAG gACCGGGTCCCTCTTCCTCATCTGCTTCCTCGATGCCTCGGACCCCTCTGAGCCCCAGCCCTATGAAGACCCCTCCAGCCGCGGCCGTCTCCCCAATGCAA aGGCATTCTATCAGTGGCCCCATTTCCACCCCAAAGCCCCTTTCGGACAAGAGACCGGCCTTCGCAGAGATCCCCGCCCAAG ACCACCTTCTGAGGCCTTCTTCTTCAACCAGGGTCCCTGCCATGGAAGGCTCCAAGTCTATTTCCG CCTCTTCCCGCCGCAGCAGTGAAGAGATGAAGAgggagctctctgccccggatgGACCTGCCACTTCCTCCGCTACcaacccctctccctcccccaccGCCTCTGTCACGCCAACAACACGCAGCCGCATCAGGTACAC ggAGGAGCGAAAGGACCCCCTTTCTGCTTTGGCCAGAGAATATGGCGGCTCCAAGAGGAATGCCCTCCTCAAGTGGTGCCAGAAGAAGGCCGAGGGCTaccag aaCATTGACATCACAAACTTCAGCAGCAGCTGGAATGACGGCTTGGCTTTCTGTGCTGTTCTTCACACTTACCTTCCAGCCCACATTCCTTACCAGGAGCTCAATAGTCAGGACAAG aggAGGAACTTCACCTTGGCCTTCCAAGCAGCCGAAAGCGTCGGCATCAAGTCCACTCTG AGGGAGCCATTGAGGAAGGAtgaagcaggagggaaaggagggcaaGGGCTCCTTCAGACTTGGGTTGGGCTccgaaggagaaagaagggaaggaaggagaggagaaagaagccACAG gATTTCACAAATTTGAAACTCATCGAAAACCCTgatttatccttctcttcttccaattTGACCAAAGAGGCCTATATTCAAATAGGGTGA
- the SPECC1L gene encoding cytospin-A isoform X4, giving the protein MKKAASRASSAAPKANAGTASTNSSNSKAAAEKSKAEGAASIPASSKALKAGTPLLKTKSSDDLLAAGMAGGVAFSNGGGGGVKGKKSCPTSTAPPLPPSSAANPTNNSNPESKAKTFTGPNMAAKRSASSSGTKDRLRSRPSASKKLPGEPSSSSTSLTAKRSRSRMAEAHLPKSKSDTQIMSADRSSLEAALKAKEAEILRLRGELRGKAEPLSSQSGTTNEGTEVPSHAEPEAASIREELARLKSENRMLKDRLNALGFERMTPSAEGSLEDLLGHHSLDNSESSEAYHPLTSSDDALDAPSSSESENGGNNNSNDNNELSLAGLTERIHQMEENQHSTSEELQATLQELADLQQITQELNSENERLGEEKLILMESLCQQSDKLEHFGRQIEYLRSVLDESEIVYILEGDLKSNRYLELEQRYVDLAENARFEREQLLGVQQHLSNTLKMAEQDHAEAQAVVSALKERVHLAERALEAEREANGALALALEECRLGRDGERAELARMEAALEAEREKLAELYALHRGGMEERDIQGLLEGARAEKEEAQAQAAQAKEERERAKAEAARSREALEKLEAELASVRLEAEREASELSVAVGTLGAELEGSLAEGRELKERLFELEDEVEQHRALKLHHDLLATDLHNTVKKLQDQKHDMEREIKTLHRRLREESAEWRQFQADLQTAVVIANDIKSEAQEEIGDLKRRLHEAQDKAEKLAKELEEIKSRKQEEERGRVYNYMNAVERDLAALRQGMGLSRRSSSSSTNTTSTSEPLAPALTVKTLIKSFDSASASSAPGPGPSSSSASSMPRTPLSPSPMKTPPAAAVSPMQRHSISGPISTPKPLSDKRPAFAEIPAQDHLLRPSSSTRVPAMEGSKSISASSRRSSEEMKRELSAPDGPATSSATNPSPSPTASVTPTTRSRIREERKDPLSALAREYGGSKRNALLKWCQKKAEGYQNIDITNFSSSWNDGLAFCAVLHTYLPAHIPYQELNSQDKRRNFTLAFQAAESVGIKSTLREPLRKDEAGGKGGQGLLQTWVGLRRRKKGRKERRKKPQDFTNLKLIENPDLSFSSSNLTKEAYIQIG; this is encoded by the exons ACTAAGAGCAGCGATGACCTCCTAGCAGCCGGAATGGCAGGTGGAGTGGCCTTCAGCAATGGTGGAGGAGGCGGAGTCAAAGGGAAGAAGAGTTGCCCCACCTCTACTGCTCcgccccttcctccctcttctgccGCCAATCCTACAAACAACAGCAACCCAGAGAGTAAGGCCAAGACTTTCACAG GTCCCAATATGGCAGCCAAGCGCAGCGCCTCCTCCTCAGGCACCAAGGACCGCCTCCGCTCCCGCCCCTCAGCCTCCAAGAAACTCCCCGGCgaaccctcctcttcctccacttcaCTGACCGCCAAACGCTCCCGCTCCCGCATGGCTGAGGCCCACCTGCCCAAGTCCAAATCAGACACGCAGATCATGTCCGCCGACCGGTCCTCTTTAGAAGCTGCCCTCAAGGCAAAGGAAGCGGAGATCCTGCGGCTGCGTGGGGAGCTGCGAGGGAAGGCTGAGCCCCTCTCGAGCCAGTCAGGAACCACCAATGAGGGAACAGAGGTGCCCTCCCATGCCGAGCCCGAGGCGGCTTCCATCCGAGAAGAACTGGCCCGACTAAAGAGTGAGAACCGGATGCTGAAGGACCGCTTGAATGCCCTAGGCTTTGAGCGGATGACCCCTTCGGCTGAGGGCTCCTTGgaggacctcctgggccaccactCTCTGGACAACAGTGAGAGCAGCGAAGCCTACCACCCCTTGACCTCCAGCGATGATGCTCTGGATGCCCCCTCCTCTTCTGAGTCGGAAAACGGgggaaacaacaacagcaatgacaaCAACGAACTCTCCTTGGCTGGGTTGACCGAGCGCATCCACCAAATGGAGGAGAACCAGCACAGCACTTCGGAGGAGCTTCAAGCCACGCTTCAGGAATTGGCCGACCTTCAGCAAATCACCCAGGAATTGAATAGTGAAAATGAGCGACTCGGCGAGGAGAAGTTGATCCTCATGGAGTCGCTGTGTCAACAGAGCGACAAGCTGGAGCATTTCGGGCGGCAAATTGAGTACCTGCGGTCTGTGTTGGACGAGAGTGAGATCGTCTACATCCTGGAGGGAGATCTAAAGAGCAACCGCTACTTGGAACTGGAGCAGCGCTATGTGGATCTGGCAGAGAATGCCCGCTTTGAGAGGGAGCAGCTGCTGGGGGTGCAGCAGCACTTGAGCAACACGCTGAAGATGGCAGAGCAGGACCACGCAGAGGCACAGGCGGTGGTGTCGGCCTTGAAGGAGCGAGTGCATCTGGCAGAGCGGGCCCTGGAGGCCGAGCGCGAAGCCAATGGGGCCCTGGCCCTGGCCCTGGAGGAGTGCCGCTTGGGGAGGGACGGAGAGCGGGCTGAGCTGGCCCGGATGGAGGCTGCACTAGAGGCTGAGCGGGAGAAGCTGGCCGAGCTGTATGCCTTGCACCGCGGGGGCATGGAGGAGAGGGACATCCAGGGCCTGCTGGAGGGAGCACGGGCTGAGAAGGAGGAGGCCCAGGCTCAGGCTGCACAGGCCAAGGAGGAGAGGGAGCGCGCCAAGGCTGAGGCTGCACGCAGTCGGGAGGCCCTTGAGAAG CTGGAGGCGGAGCTTGCCTCTGTGCGGCTGGAGGCGGAACGCGAGGCATCTGAGCTGTCGGTTGCTGTGGGGACGCTGGGCGCGGAGCTGGAGGGCTCCCTGGCAGAGGGGCGGGAGCTCAAGGAGCGCCTCTTTGAGCTGGAGGATGAGGTGGAGCAGCACCGGGCCCTCAAGCTCCACCATGACCTCCTCGCCACAGATCTACACA ACACTGTGAAGAAGCTTCAGGACCAAAAGCATGACATGGAAAGAGAGATCAAGACCCTCCACAGACGACTGCGg GAGGAGTCTGCGGAGTGGCGACAGTTCCAGGCGGACCTGCAGACGGCGGTGGTGATTGCGAACGACATCAAGTCCGAAGCGCAAGAGGAGATCGGGGACCTGAAACGGAGGCTTCACGAGGCCCAGGACAAGGCTGAGAAGCTTGCCAAGGAGCTGGAGGAGATCAAGTCCCGCAA GCAGGAAGAGGAGCGGGGCCGGGTGTACAACTACATGAATGCGGTAGAGCGGGACCTGGCTGCCTTGCGCCAAGGGATGGGCCTCAGCCgccgctcctcctcttcctccaccaacaccacctcCACCTCCGAGCCCTTGGCCCCTGCCTTGACCGTCAAGACCCTCATCAAGTCCTTTGACAgcgcctccgcctcctccgcaCCAG gACCGGGTCCCTCTTCCTCATCTGCTTCCTCGATGCCTCGGACCCCTCTGAGCCCCAGCCCTATGAAGACCCCTCCAGCCGCGGCCGTCTCCCCAATGCAA aGGCATTCTATCAGTGGCCCCATTTCCACCCCAAAGCCCCTTTCGGACAAGAGACCGGCCTTCGCAGAGATCCCCGCCCAAG ACCACCTTCTGAGGCCTTCTTCTTCAACCAGGGTCCCTGCCATGGAAGGCTCCAAGTCTATTTCCG CCTCTTCCCGCCGCAGCAGTGAAGAGATGAAGAgggagctctctgccccggatgGACCTGCCACTTCCTCCGCTACcaacccctctccctcccccaccGCCTCTGTCACGCCAACAACACGCAGCCGCATCAG ggAGGAGCGAAAGGACCCCCTTTCTGCTTTGGCCAGAGAATATGGCGGCTCCAAGAGGAATGCCCTCCTCAAGTGGTGCCAGAAGAAGGCCGAGGGCTaccag aaCATTGACATCACAAACTTCAGCAGCAGCTGGAATGACGGCTTGGCTTTCTGTGCTGTTCTTCACACTTACCTTCCAGCCCACATTCCTTACCAGGAGCTCAATAGTCAGGACAAG aggAGGAACTTCACCTTGGCCTTCCAAGCAGCCGAAAGCGTCGGCATCAAGTCCACTCTG AGGGAGCCATTGAGGAAGGAtgaagcaggagggaaaggagggcaaGGGCTCCTTCAGACTTGGGTTGGGCTccgaaggagaaagaagggaaggaaggagaggagaaagaagccACAG gATTTCACAAATTTGAAACTCATCGAAAACCCTgatttatccttctcttcttccaattTGACCAAAGAGGCCTATATTCAAATAGGGTGA